The region CTGTTAAATAAAGTATAAGTTCCTTATAACCATGGGCGTCAAGAGATTTATACCTCAAATCATACCCATTTCTTAACAGGTTCTCAACTTCTTCTAAAAAACCTATTTTCATCATTTTATCTAATCTGTCAGAGATTCTTTTCTTTCTTTCCTTATTATCCCAATATATAGCAAAATAATAGGGGACAATTTTTTTCTCAACTTTTCTTTTTTTATAAATCTCAGAGGGCTTTTCTCCAGTAACCTCGTATATCTCTATAGCCCTTTCTATTCTTACCCTATCGTTTTTACCTATTTTTTTTGCTCTCTGTGGATCAATCTTTTTTAAAAGCTCATATAGCTTTTCTGTTTTTTCTTTTTTTAATTTTTCTCTCAGTTCAAAGGATACTGAGTCCAGAGATATAAAATCTTCTTCAAAGAGAGCTTTCAGATAAAGGGTACCTCCTCCAACAACAAAAAATCTTTCTTTTTTTTTAGCAAGTTCTAAAATTATCTTTTCAGCATCCTTTGCATAATCCCCTGCGCTGTAATACTCATTAGGATACTTTAGGTCAATCATAAAGTAATCTACCTCTTTTCTCATCTCTTTAGTTGGTTTACTTGTTCCTATGTCCATTAGCTTATACACTTTTTTTGAATCGCAAAGAATAATCTTTGCACCCAGCTCTTTTGCTATTTCAAAGGCTAATTCGTTTTTTCCTGAGGCAGTATGACCTATTAAAGCAAATACCTTTATCTTATCTTCCAAATTTTTTGTCAAGCTCATCTTTAGTTATTTGAACCATTACAGGTCTTCCATGGGGACAGAAAAAGGGATCTTCTAATGAGAAAAGTTCAATTAAGATATTCGTCATCTCCTCTTTTTTTAAAACATCCCCCATTTTTATTGCACTTTTACAAGCTATTTCCTTATAAACGTTTAAGGGTTCAATTTTTCTTTCCTTTTTTATTTCGTTAATTAATTCAATAAAATTTTCCTTTGTAAATTTTTTAATAAATTCGGGTATTCCCTCTATTTGAATTTCACCATCCTTTAGTTCTCTTATTTCAAAACCAAGATCTTTAAAAACATCTTTTACCTCCCTATAAGCGCTAAATTCTGGAGGTGATAGTTTTAAAAAAATAGGAAAAGCTATAAAATTTGTTTTGAACTTTCTTTTACTTAAAATTTTTTCGTAAATAATTTTCTCGTGAGCGTTATGTTGATCTATTACAAGTAGTCCCTTTTCAAACTTTACAATTATGTAAGTATTTTCAAGTTGCCATATATCTTCATAAACCGGTAAATTAGATTTAATCTCCTCCTTAGCCATTTCTCCAAACTCAAGCTGTCTTGGTAATTCATTTTGTTTTATAATTCCTCTTATGTTTGTAATTAATTCAACTTTATTTTTATCAAGTACTTTATCTTTC is a window of Candidatus Hydrothermales bacterium DNA encoding:
- the miaA gene encoding tRNA (adenosine(37)-N6)-dimethylallyltransferase MiaA, whose amino-acid sequence is MEDKIKVFALIGHTASGKNELAFEIAKELGAKIILCDSKKVYKLMDIGTSKPTKEMRKEVDYFMIDLKYPNEYYSAGDYAKDAEKIILELAKKKERFFVVGGGTLYLKALFEEDFISLDSVSFELREKLKKEKTEKLYELLKKIDPQRAKKIGKNDRVRIERAIEIYEVTGEKPSEIYKKRKVEKKIVPYYFAIYWDNKERKKRISDRLDKMMKIGFLEEVENLLRNGYDLRYKSLDAHGYKELILYLTGKIRSLEEAMALTKKRIYEYTKRQLRFFRNYLKIKPIFYKMEEGNRNFIKEKLKRVLEEEIWKDF